A region from the Medicago truncatula cultivar Jemalong A17 chromosome 6, MtrunA17r5.0-ANR, whole genome shotgun sequence genome encodes:
- the LOC120576047 gene encoding protein MAIN-LIKE 1-like has translation MTYLGVSQNEAQKICNQEYGGYISYPRLREFYTSYLGRANVLAGTEDAEELEELARVRTYCVRCYLLYLVGCLLFGDRSNKRIELIYLTTMADGYAGMRNYSWGAMTLAYLYGELADACRPGHRALGGSVTLLTAWFLAHFPGFFSVDLNTDYLENYPVAARWKLQKGHGEGITYRSLLDRIQLDDICWRPYEEHREIQDFEEVFWYSGWIMCGVRRVYRHLPERVLRQYGYVQTIPRHPTDVRDLPPPSIVQMFVDFGTHTLKADARGEQAGEETWRAADGYVLWYARVSHPQILPPIPGDLPRPANEEQIIAEQWQRYEARSSPDTYDMVSGAVAYADAQLGQEEVMSMTPQQWFEAMTHMREPIAPILTRRRAQRPRRRHHQHDQDQ, from the exons ATGACGTATCTGGGTGTGTCCCAGAATGAGGCTCAAAAGATCTGCAACCAGGAGTACGGCGGGTACATTAGCTACCCGAGGCTGAGGGAGTTCTATACCtcgtaccttggtagggccaacGTATTGGCGGGTACGGAGGATGCTGAGGAGCTTGAGGAGCTGGCGAGGGTCAGGACATACTGCGTCCGGTGTTACCTTCTGTACTTggtcggatgcttgttgtttggcgatagaagcaacaagcgcatcgaGCTGATATATTTGACGACCATGGCGGACGGGTAcgcagggatgcgtaattattctTGGGGAGCTATGACCCTCGCCTACCTATACGGCGAGTTGGCGGATGCATGTAGGCCTGGACACAGAGCGCTTGGggggagcgtgacactgctgact gcatggtttttggcgcattttccagGGTTTTTTAGTGTTGATCTCAACACTGACTACCTGGAAAACTATCCGGTtgcagcgaggtggaagctcCAGAAGGGTCATGGGGAGGGAATCACGTATCGATCACTGCTCGATCGTATACAGTTAGATGATATatgctggaggccgtacgaggagcacagagagatccaggacttcgaggaggttttctggtattctggatggattatgtgcggcgtccgtagggtgtaccgtcacttgcccgagagggttttgaggcagtacggatacgtgCAGACCATCCCCAGACATCCGACTGATGTTAGGGACCTCCCACCGCCTTCCATTGTGCAGATGTTCGTCGACTTCggcactcacacgcttaaggcggacgcccggggtgagcaggcaggagagGAGACATGGCGGGCGGCGGATGGCTATGTCCTGTGGTACgctagggtgtctcaccctcagatcttgccacctattccaggagatcttccgaggcctgcaaatgaagagcagatcattgcagagcagtggcagcggtatgaggcgagaagctcgcctgacacctatgacatggttagtggcgctgttgcttacgctgatgcgcagttaggccaagaggaggtcatgagcatgacccctcagcagTGGTTTGAGGCCATGACCCATATGAGGGAGCCGATCGCGCCGATTCTGACCAGGAGGAGAGCCCAGAGGCCGAGGCGGAGGCACCATCAGCATGATCAGGACCAGTag